The Henckelia pumila isolate YLH828 chromosome 2, ASM3356847v2, whole genome shotgun sequence genome includes a window with the following:
- the LOC140882083 gene encoding E3 ubiquitin-protein ligase SIS3-like isoform X1, protein MAVRGIDFKWYDGFFMSMLATSVIIVAINWKRYHLCIHPLHIWIVVDYTVVFVFRLLMFVDNGLAAGMGLDLGWQQRYARFCGRIVVLSNLALLLYPFLWAWTIIGTVWFTSSRDCLPEEGQKWGFLIWLLFSYCGLMCIAGICIGMWLTRRRTLMLRAQQGISVSEYGVLIDMIRVPDWALEAAGQEMRGMGQDAAAYQPGPYLTPAQKEAVEALIQELPKFRLKAVPTDCSECPICLEEFHVGDEVRGLPCAHNFHVECIDKWLRLNVKCPRCRCSVFPNLDLTSLSGIRADSERPSSNLVITTRYSRNQSRSQHYLLRFQSLLRTVSSENSLSGIQTDSGGTEASRGRLAATRSVESTEPVQIVIEGSLPRHS, encoded by the exons ATGGCAGTCCGAGGCATCGATTTCAAGTG GTACGATGGATTCTTCATGTCTATGCTTGCAACAAGTGT AATTATTGTGGCAATCAATTGGAAGAGATATCACTTATGTATCCATCCATTGCACATATGGATTGTG GTAGACTATACAGTAGTGTTTGTTTTTCGGCTCTTGATGTTTGTAGATAACGGGCTGGCTGCTGGGATGGGATT GGATCTTGGTTGGCAACAGAGATATGCACGTTTTTGTGGAAGGATTGTTGTACTGTCCAATCTTGCTTTGCTTCTATATCCCTTCTTGTGGGCTTGGACCATCATTGGTACCGTATGGTTCACTAGCTCAAGAGATTGT CTGCCTGAAGAAGGTCAGAAGTGGGGTTTCCTTATTTGGCTGTTGTTCAGTTATTGTGGACTTATGTGCATTGCCGGTATCTGTATAGGAATG TGGTTGACTAGAAGAAGAACACTTATGTTGCGTGCTCAACAAGGAATCTCTGTTTCGGAATATGGA GTTTTGATCGACATGATTCGAGTGCCAGATTGGGCACTCGAGGCTGCAGGCCAAGAAATGAGAGGGATGGGCCAAGATGCCGCTGCATACCAACCTGGACCATACTTGACCCCGGCTCAG AAAGAAGCTGTGGAGGCTCTTATTCAAGAACTTCCGAAGTTTAGGCTGAAGGCAGTTCCTACAGATTGCAGCGAGTGTCCTATTTGTTTGGAAGAGTTTCATGTGGGGGATGAG GTTCGGGGTCTTCCTTGTGCACACAATTTTCACGTGGAGTGCATCGACAAGTGGCTTCGGCTAAATGTGAAATGTCCTAGATGCCGGTGTTCTGTCTTTCCAAACCTCGATCTAACCTCATTATCTGGCATCCGGGCCGATTCAGAGAGACCATCTTCCAACCTCGTGATAACAACTCGATACTCGAGAAACCAATCTCGTAGTCAGCACTATCTTTTGAGGTTCCAAAGCTTGCTTCGCACTGTCAGCTCGGAGAATTCTCTGTCTGGCATTCAGACAGACAGTGGTGGAACTGAGGCAAGTAGAGGGCGGCTAGCAGCAACTCGCAGTGTGGAATCTACAGAGCCTGTACAGATTGTGATCGAAGGGTCTTTGCCTCGTCACTCTTGA
- the LOC140882083 gene encoding E3 ubiquitin-protein ligase SIS3-like isoform X2: MVYRDLGWQQRYARFCGRIVVLSNLALLLYPFLWAWTIIGTVWFTSSRDCLPEEGQKWGFLIWLLFSYCGLMCIAGICIGMWLTRRRTLMLRAQQGISVSEYGVLIDMIRVPDWALEAAGQEMRGMGQDAAAYQPGPYLTPAQKEAVEALIQELPKFRLKAVPTDCSECPICLEEFHVGDEVRGLPCAHNFHVECIDKWLRLNVKCPRCRCSVFPNLDLTSLSGIRADSERPSSNLVITTRYSRNQSRSQHYLLRFQSLLRTVSSENSLSGIQTDSGGTEASRGRLAATRSVESTEPVQIVIEGSLPRHS; the protein is encoded by the exons ATGGTATACAG GGATCTTGGTTGGCAACAGAGATATGCACGTTTTTGTGGAAGGATTGTTGTACTGTCCAATCTTGCTTTGCTTCTATATCCCTTCTTGTGGGCTTGGACCATCATTGGTACCGTATGGTTCACTAGCTCAAGAGATTGT CTGCCTGAAGAAGGTCAGAAGTGGGGTTTCCTTATTTGGCTGTTGTTCAGTTATTGTGGACTTATGTGCATTGCCGGTATCTGTATAGGAATG TGGTTGACTAGAAGAAGAACACTTATGTTGCGTGCTCAACAAGGAATCTCTGTTTCGGAATATGGA GTTTTGATCGACATGATTCGAGTGCCAGATTGGGCACTCGAGGCTGCAGGCCAAGAAATGAGAGGGATGGGCCAAGATGCCGCTGCATACCAACCTGGACCATACTTGACCCCGGCTCAG AAAGAAGCTGTGGAGGCTCTTATTCAAGAACTTCCGAAGTTTAGGCTGAAGGCAGTTCCTACAGATTGCAGCGAGTGTCCTATTTGTTTGGAAGAGTTTCATGTGGGGGATGAG GTTCGGGGTCTTCCTTGTGCACACAATTTTCACGTGGAGTGCATCGACAAGTGGCTTCGGCTAAATGTGAAATGTCCTAGATGCCGGTGTTCTGTCTTTCCAAACCTCGATCTAACCTCATTATCTGGCATCCGGGCCGATTCAGAGAGACCATCTTCCAACCTCGTGATAACAACTCGATACTCGAGAAACCAATCTCGTAGTCAGCACTATCTTTTGAGGTTCCAAAGCTTGCTTCGCACTGTCAGCTCGGAGAATTCTCTGTCTGGCATTCAGACAGACAGTGGTGGAACTGAGGCAAGTAGAGGGCGGCTAGCAGCAACTCGCAGTGTGGAATCTACAGAGCCTGTACAGATTGTGATCGAAGGGTCTTTGCCTCGTCACTCTTGA
- the LOC140883291 gene encoding uncharacterized protein, with amino-acid sequence MDSKSSSSSSSLVDQQVFPGDVVLDLSHLTNQTIKLGGGLRQDGDVISVMKAGILRFSKPNKYWIESSNKRYIPIVGDNVLGIVVDTKADNFLVDIKGPTVAYLPVLAFEGGTRRNIPKFNMGTLLYVRVVKANTGMNPELSCMDASGKAAEYGPLKDGFMFESSTGLSRMLLKSPTCPVLETLGKKLAFEIAVGLNGRVWVNATSPSIVILVANTILQTESLSPTQQKIRVENLLQRLH; translated from the exons ATGGATTCAAAATCGTCAAGTTCTTCCTCAAGCTTGGTGGATCAACAAGTA tttCCAGGGGATGTGGTGTTGGATCTCTCCCATTTGACAAATCAAACTATCAAGCTCGGTGGTGGCCTCCGTCAG GATGGTGATGTGATCTCTGTTATGAAAGCAGGCATCCTAAGGTTTTCAAAACCAAATAAGTATTGGATTGAGAGCTCCAATAAACGG TACATACCTATTGTTGGGGATAATGTTCTTGGAATAGTGGTTGACACAAAAGCTGAT AATTTTCTCGTGGATATAAAAGGTCCAACAGTGGCATATTTGCCAGTGCTTGCTTTTGAAGGTGGAACCAGGAGAAACATTCCTAAGTTCAAC ATGGGGACTTTGTTGTATGTCCGTGTTGTCAAGGCAAACACTGGCATGAACCCAGAGTTATCGTGCATGGATG CCAGTGGGAAAGCAGCAGAATATGGCCCCCTTAAAGATGGGTTCATGTTTGAATCATCAACCGGATTATCTCGAAT GTTGCTGAAATCTCCAACGTGCCCAGTTCTTGAAACGCTTGGGAAGAAACTTGCCTTTGAGATTGCAGTTGGTTTGAATGGTCGTGTTTGG GTGAATGCTACCTCTCCTTCTATTGTTATTCTTGTTGCAAACACAATCTTGCAGACGGAGTCATTGAGTCCAACGCAACAAAAAATCAGGGTGGAAAACTTGCTTCAGAGACTCCATTGA